The proteins below are encoded in one region of Lepisosteus oculatus isolate fLepOcu1 chromosome 10, fLepOcu1.hap2, whole genome shotgun sequence:
- the LOC102687778 gene encoding potassium voltage-gated channel subfamily S member 2: protein MTGQSLEDLSGADFEDSVICINVGGFKKRLTSNTLSRFPDTRLARLLRCQSKESILELCDDYDDAEKEFYFDRNPALFPYVLNFYNTGRLHVMAELCIFSFSQEIEYWGINEFFIDSCCSNVYHCRKMEPVQEDWEDKSEEGSTTSSFDEILEFYNDASKFDKQPLGSARRRIWLMLDNPGYSVASRIFSVLSILVVLGSIATMCMNSMADFMLADGEGHLLEDPRFEMVEHFGIGWFTLELVARFSVAPDLLRFFEHPLNLIDLMSILPFYLTLVINLVVESSPALANLGRVAQVLRLMRIFRILKLARHSTGLRSLGATLKNSYKEVGLLLLYLSVGVSFFSVMAYTIEREENEGLATIPACWWWATVSMTTVGYGDVVPRTIAGKLTASACILAGILVVVLPITLIFNKFSHFYKRQKQLEIAMRSCDFDEGMKEVPSVNLRNYYAHKVKSLMASLSNMSRSSPSEQSLNESMH, encoded by the coding sequence ATGACAGGCCAGAGTCTGGAGGATCTCAGCGGGGCCGATTTCGAAGACAGCGTCATCTGCATAAACGTGGGGGGGTTTAAGAAACGGCTCACGTCCAACACGCTGTCCCGGTTTCCGGACACCAGGCTGGCTCGGTTACTGCGGTGCCAGTCCAAGGAGTCGATCCTGGAGCTGTGCGACGATTACGACGACGCCGAGAAGGAGTTCTACTTCGACAGAAATCCCGCGCTTTTCCCTTACGTGTTGAACTTCTACAACACCGGCCGTCTGCACGTCATGGCCGAGCTGTGCATCTTCTCTTTCAGCCAGGAAATAGAGTACTGGGGCATCAACGAGTTCTTCATCGACTCCTGCTGCAGCAACGTCTACCACTGCAGGAAAATGGAGCCGGTCCAGGAAGACTGGGAGGACAAAAGCGAGGAGGGAAGCACCACGTCTTCCTTCGACGAGATCCTGGAGTTCTACAACGACGCTTCCAAGTTCGACAAGCAGCCCCTGGGCAGCGCGAGGAGGAGGATCTGGCTAATGCTTGACAACCCAGGCTATTCGGTCGCCAGCAGGATATTCAGTGTGCTCTCCATACTGGTGGTCCTGGGGTCTATAGCCACCATGTGCATGAACAGCATGGCTGACTTCATGCTTGCCGACGGCGAGGGGCACCTCCTGGAGGACCCCAGGTTCGAGATGGTGGAGCACTTTGGCATTGGGTGGTTCACCCTCGAGCTGGTGGCCAGGTTCTCCGTGGCCCCCGACCTGCTGCGCTTCTTCGAGCACCCCCTGAATCTCATTGACCTCATGTCCATCCTTCCGTTCTACCTGACCCTGGTCATCAACCTGGTGGTGGAGAGCAGCCCGGCGCTGGCCAACCTGGGCCGCGTGGCGCAGGTCCTGAGGCTGATGAGAATCTTCCGGATCCTGAAGTTGGCCCGCCACTCCACCGGCCTCCGGTCTCTGGGGGCCACCCTGAAGAACAGCTACAAAGAGgtggggctgctgctgctgtaccTCTCCGTGGGGGTCTCCTTCTTCTCCGTCATGGCCTACACCATCGAGAGGGAGGAGAACGAGGGGCTGGCCACCATCCCCGCCTGCTGGTGGTGGGCCACGGTGAGCATGACCACGGTGGGCTACGGAGACGTGGTCCCCCGGACCATCGCCGGCAAGCTCACCGCCTCCGCCTGCATCTTAGCGGGCATCCTGGTGGTGGTGCTGCCCATCACGCTCATCTTCAACAAGTTCTCCCACTTCTACAAGaggcagaagcagctggagatCGCCATGCGGAGCTGCGACTTCGACGAGGGCATGAAGGAGGTTCCCTCCGTTAACCTGCGCAACTACTATGCACACAAGGTGAAGTCCCTGATGGCCAGCCTGTCCAACATGAGCCGCAGCTCGCCCAGCGAGCAAAGCCTGAACGAGTCGATGCACTAG